A stretch of DNA from Agrobacterium cucumeris:
CGAAAAGCGCAATGCGTTCTCTGTGAAAGAACATCGCGTCGCCAGGACGATGCGGGACAAACAGAACAGCACCGGCAATTAAACAATGGTCCTACGCCAATAGTCGAATAGAGGCGTTATTTGGACCGTTTTGTGGCGGTTTTGGTTGCTTTTCAAGCAGCCTGCCCATACACGGATTCCGTGGGGAGGAATCTGGAATTTGCAGGAGCGGACAGACGTGGAAGCGCGGCCGCCCCGAGGAAGTTCCCGGCTTTCTTCTTCGCCATAACCCGCAAAGGGCCCGGCAAGGGAAGAGGGGAAAGTCATGAAATCGCTTTTAAAAATAAGTGCTTTGATAGACCTTGCGAGCGAAGCTCTGGGCAAGGTCGCCGGTTACCTGGTGCTCATCTGCTGCATTGTCAGCGCCGGCAACGCCATGGTTCGTTATGCCTTCAATTACAGTTCGAACGGCTGGCTGGAAATCCAGTGGTACATGTTCGCCTTCATCGTGCTGATCGGCGCATCCTATACGCTGCGCATGAACGAGCATGTACGTGTCGACATCATCTATGGGGCGATTTCGCCGCGCAACCGCATCTGGGTGGATATTATCGGCATCGTGCTGTTCCTGCTGCCCGGCTGCTTTTATCTGGCCTGGCTGTCCTGGCCCATGTTCACGCTCTCCTGGCATCAGGGCGAAATGTCCTCCAATGCCGGCGGCCTCATCCGCTGGCCCGTGAAACTCGTCATCTTCGCCGGTTTCGCCCTGCTGGTTCTTCAGGGGTTTTCAGAACTCATCAAGCGCATAGGCGCCCTCAACGGGCTTTATGCGCTCGATACGAAGTATGAAAAGCCCCTGCAATGATCGCGCCGATCTGAACCTTCAGGATATTTCCCATGTTTGAATATGGTATTCTTCCACCTCTGATGTTCCTCGGCATGATCATCTTCATGCTTTACGGATTTCCGGTTGCCTTCTCACTTGCCACTGTCGGCCTCGTCTTCGGTGTCATCGGCATCTTCACCGAGCATTTTTCTCCGGCCTTTCTGCAGGCCTTGCCGTTGCGCATTTTCGGCATCGTCTCCAACGATCTTCTGCTCGCCATCCCCTTCTTCACCTTCATGGGCGCAATCCTCGAGCGATGCGGACTGGCGGAGGATCTGCTTGAGGGAACCGGCAAGCTGTTCGGCGCCATTCCCGGTGGTCTCGCCTATGCCGTCATCATCGTTGGCGCGATCCTCGGCGCAATCACCGGCACGGTTGCCGCCTCCGTCATCACCATGGGCGTCATCTCGCTGCCCATCATGCTGAAATACGGTTATAATCCGCGGCTTGCCACCGGCGTCATCGCCGCATCGGGCACGATCACGCAGGTCATCCCGCCGTCCCTCGTCCTCATCGTTCTCGCCGACCAGCTCGGCAAGTCTGTCGGTGACATGTATCTTGGCGCAATCGGCCCATCGATCCTGCAGGTGGCAATCTTCATGCTCTTCATCTTCGTGATGTCGATGTTGCGGCCGAAGGATTTGCCGGCGCTGCCGCCGGAAGCACGTGGCGAGCTCAACCGGGCGCTGGTGTTCCGCGTGCTGGCGGGCATGATCCCCTCCATCGTGCTGATCTTCCTCGTGCTCGGCACCATCTTCCTCGGCCTTGCCACCCCGACGGAGGCCGGTGCGCTCGGCGTCGTCGGCGCCATGGCGCTCGCCGCCGCCCACCGCCGCCTTACCTGGGATCTCGTCAAACAGGGCATGCATTCGACCATGCACATCACCTCGATGGTGGTGTTCATTCTCGTCGGCGCCACCTGCTTTTCCCTTGTCTTTCAGGGCATGGACGGCTCGCTGTGGATCGAGCATATGCTGTCGGGCATTCCAGGCGGCCCCATCGGCTTCCTGATCTTCGTCAATATCTTCATCTTCTTCCTCGCCTTCTTCCTCGATTTCTTCGAGATCGCCTTCATCGTCATTCCGATGCTGGCGCCGATCGCCCAGTCGCTCGGTATCGACCTGATCTGGTTCGGCGTGCTGATCTGCATCAACATGCAGACGAGCTTCATGCATCCGCCCTTCGGTTTTGCCCTGTTTTATCTGCGCTCCATCGCGCCGCGCTCGGTCAAGACATCGGATATCTACATGGGCGCCATCCCTTGGCTCGGCATGCAGCTTATCCTCGTCGCCATCGTGATCTTCTGGCCGGAATCCGTCACCTACTGGCTCGACAAGGCGCCCGATGTGGATCTGAACTCCATCAAGATCGAAATCCCCGCCTTTGGTAATCAGGGCGGCAACACAATGCCCAATTTCGGTCAGCCGGGTGGATTGCCCGGCATGCCGAACCTCGGTGAACCGCCGAAGATCGGGCCGTGAGAGCCGCCTTGTAAGGATTTGGCGAAACGCTTATAGTTGCGGAGTGGAAGACAGGGTTCCAGCCCCGCCTTCCCTTTGCTTATCTGCTTAGAAAATTGAACCGGACGGAGACAGACCAGCCCGTCCGGTTCTTCCTAAACCAAAGCGTAATGCTCAGTGGTTTCCACATCACATCACCTCCACAGTTGAGAGCAAGGCCTTTGCCGAGGTCGGCGTGGCCAATCCTCGCCGACACTCCGGCTGGCCCCGGAGCCTGCTGCTTTTGCGCCCAACAGCCTTGATCGTAAATCACCCTTTCTTGTCGGGCGCATGAAGGCCGACACGCAAACAAAAACCCCGGAAACCGAAGTTTCCGGGGCCTTTGCCAGGTCCGCCGCCGTCACTGAATAATCAGAGCTTACCGTTACGTTGCTGGATCATCATGAACGTATCAAAGGTGTATTCCGCAAGCTGCATCCACAGGTAACCTTCGCGCTTGAACGCGACCTGGTCCTCGTAGATCTTCTTGAAGTCTGGATTGGTGGCCGAAATATTGGCGTAGACTTCCAGTGCCGATTTGTAGCAGGCCTCGAGGATTTCCTGGCTGAACGGCCGCAATACGGCACCTTCCGAAACCAGCTGCTTGATGGCGATGGGGTTCTTGGCGTCGTATTTCGCCATCATGCTAGTGTTGGCGAAGGCGCAGGCATCCTGCAGCGCCGTCTGGTAGTTCTTCGGCAGGCTGTTCCACTTGTCCAGATTGACGAAGGAGTGGATGACAGGGCCGCCTTCCCAGAAAGCCGGATAATAGTAATATTTCGCCACCTTCTGGAAGCCGAGCTTGTGGTCGTCGTAAGGGCCGACCCATTCGGCGGCATCGATGGTGCCTTTTTCCAGCGCCGGGTAGATGTCACCGCCGGCGATCTGCTGCGGCACGACGCCAAGCTTTTCCACCACCTTGCCGGCGAGACCGGCAATACGCATCTTCACGCCCTTGAAATCCTCAACGGTATTGATTTCCTTGCGGAACCAGCCGCCCATCTGGGCGCCGGTATTGCCTGAGATCATGCCGTAAAGATTGTGCTTGGCGTAAAACTCGTTGAGCAGCTTGTTGCCGTTGCCTTCGTAGAACCAGGAATTGGTCAGGCGGGCATTCAGGCCGAAGGGTATCGCCGTGCCGATGGCGAAGGTCGGGTCCTTGCCGACGTAATAATAGGAGCAGGTGTGGCACATTTCCACCGTGCCTGACGACACGGCATCGGCCGCCTGCAGGCCGGGCACAATTTCACCGGCAGCAAAGGGCTGGATGGTGAAATTGCCATCCGTTGCCGCGGCAACGTGTTTGGCTATGTCCTCGGCGCCGCCATAGATCGTGTCGAGCGATTTCGGAAACGACGACGTCAGGCGCCAGTTAATCTTGGTATTTTGCTGTGCAATGGCGGGCGCGGCCAGAGCCGTAGCGGCTCCCGCAAGCGCACCTTTTTTCATAAAGGAACGGCGATCCATCTATATCCTCCCAGATATGAACGCTGCCCGCAGCTTGAATTCCCCTCTTTGCTGTTCAGGCATCGCAGCAAAGTAAGCACGGTTACCGCCCGGCTGACAAGCACCCGCCCCAAGAATTAATCGCGGAAAACCGGCCTTTTCGGAAAGTCTCCTTCGTATTTTATTTGCAACTGAAATATCCTCGCGGCGCCTTATACTTTAGGCGCATCCACTACCGGCAAAACGCAAAACACCTGCTTGACTTGGTTCACCGGCAGTCGCACAAATTTCGAAGATTCGCCCCGGAGCAACCATGCCAAAACCCATCATTGCAGTTCCCGCCGACATCAGGCATTTCACCGGAGCCGACTGGCACGCCGCGCAGAACCAGTATCTTTCCGCAGCTCTGAAGGTCGCCGGTGTCATGTCCTTCATCGTTCCGGCCTTCGAGGACGGTAACGAGGTCGACGCCATTCTGGACCGGGTGGACGGCCTGCTCGTCTCCGGCTCGGCAACCAATGTTCACCCTGCCCTTTACGGAAAGGAAGCACGGGAAAGCGATGGTCCCTTCGATCCCGCTCGTGACGCGACCAGCCTGCCGCTCATCCGCCGCGCCATCGAACGCGGCATTCCGATGCTGGCGATCTGTCGCGGTATTCAGGAATTGAATGTCGCGCTTGGCGGCACGCTTGCTTCGGAAATTCAGGAACAGCCCGGCGTGTGGGATCACCGCAAGCCGGAACATGACGACCGCGACGTGGCCTTCGCCATTCGCCAGCCGGTGCAGGTGCGCGAAGGTTCGTGCATTGCGCAGCATCTTGGCATGTCGGGTGAAATCCAGATCAATTCGCTGCACCGCCAGGCAATTGCCGAAACCGCGCCGCGCCTGCAGGTCGAAGCCACGGCGGCTGATGGCACCATCGAAGCCGTTTCCGTCATCGACGCCAAGGGCTTTGCGGTCGGCGTGCAATGGCATCCGGAATATTGGGCCGAGACGGATGCGCCGTCGCGCGCCCTGTTCGAGGCCTTCGGCAAGGCTGTTCACGAATACCGAAACAGCAAGGCGTAAAAATCGGCCCTTCCCTTCAAGGGTCGCCCCGGCCCTTCAAGGCAAGCCGCATCTCCGACGCTAGCGCAAAAAAAGGGGCAAGCCCGAAAGCCTGCCCCAAGTCCGGGAGGAGGAGTGCTTAGCGCTTTGCGCGTTTCTTCTGTCGGTAGACGTCGGCGACGACGGCAGCGACGATGATCAGGCCTTTGACGATCTCCTGGTAATAGGCATCAACCCTGAGGAACGTGAAGCCGGATGTCATGACGCCGAGAATGATGGTGCCGATGACCGTTCCGGTGATGCGTCCAGCGCCGCCGGCAAGCGATGTGCCGCCGATAACGGCTGCGGCAATGGCGTCGAGTTCATACATCACGCCCATGCCGGCCTGCGCCGTCTGTGCACGGGCTGCGGTGACGACACCGGCAAGACCGGCCAGCATGCCGGCAATGGCATAGACCTTGATCAAATGCGCCTCGATATTGATACCGGAAACGCGTGCCGCCTGCTGGTTAGCGCCGATCGCATAGGTGAACTTGCCATAACGCGTGTAACGCAGCGCGATGTGGAAGATGATGGCGACGACGAGGAAAACGACGACCGGCCAGATGCCCGTACCGATGAAGTTGAAGCCATCGGTCAGGCCGGAGATCGGCTGACCCTTGGTGTACCACTTGGAAAGACCGCGCGCCGTCACCATCATGCCGAGTGTTGCGATGAAGGGCGGGATTTTCGTTCGCGCGATAAGCTGCCCGTTGATGAACCCGGCCAAAGCCCCGGCCAAGATGCCGACAGCAAGCGGTATGAAGAATGGCAGGTCGGTGAGGCCCGGATAAAGCGCCCGCGGCCAGGTGGAGGATTGCGCCACACTGGCAGACAACATCGCCGTCAGACCGACAACCGAACCGGAAGACAGGTCGATGCCGCCGGTAATGATGACCTGCGTCACGCCAACGGCGATGATGCCGATCACCGACACCTGCAGGATCATGATCGTCAGGCGCTGCTGGTTCATCAGGAAGCTCTGGCCGATGAAAATCCAGCCGAGAATTTCATAGACCAGCGCGATGCCGATCAGCACGAAAAAGATATTGGCTTCCGGCGGTATGCGCCTGTGCGGCTTGCGTCCGGATTTTGCATCCAACTCTGCGTTGGCGGTGGCGTTCGTATTCATAGTTGTTCCTCCTCGAGAAATCCCGGCGCGCCTCACCGCGATGCGAGATCCATCACCTTCACCTGCGTGGCTTCACTTCTGTCAAGGAAACCCGTCACCCGACCCTCATGCATGACCATGACACGGTCGCTCATACCCAGAACCTCCGGCATTTCGGAGGAAATCATGATGACGGCGACGCCTTGACGCGCCATCTCGCAAACCAGCTTGTGAATCTCCGCCTTGGCCCCGACATCGATGCCGCGCGTCGGTTCATCCAGAATGAGGATGCGCGGCTTGGTCAGCATCCAGCGGCCGATCAGCACCTTCTGCTGGTTACCGCCGGACAGGTTTTCGATACGCTCGTACAGATGAGGCGTCTTGACCCGCAGCTTGCGGCACATCTCTTCGCAGGCGTCCGAAAGGGCGTTTTCCTGCACGAAGCCATTGACGACATATTTGTCCTGCAGGACGGCGATCTGCATGTTCTCCAGAATATTGAGGATCAGCAGACATCCCGTATCCTTGCGGTCCTCGGTCAGGAACGCCATGCGGTGGCGAATTGCCTCGGTCGGGCTGTCGATCGCAACCTGTTTACCGTCGATCGCAACGGTACCCGAGGAGGCCGGCGTAACACCGAACACCGTCTCGGCAACATTGGAGCGTCCCGAGCCGACAAGACCCGCAACGCCTAAAATTTCGCCGGCGCGAACATCGAACGACACATCATGGAACACGCCATCAAGCGTCAGGTTCTTGACCGACAGCACCACATCGCCGATCGGAACCTCTTCCTTCGGGAACATCTGCGTGATTTCGCGGCCCACCATCATGCGGATGATGTCATCGCGCGTCACATCGGTGGAAGCATGGGTACCGATATATTTACCGTCGCGAAAGACGGAAAACTCGTCAGCGATCTCGAACAGCTCGTTCATCTTGTGGGTGATGTAGACGATGCCGATGCCACGCTCCCTGAGGTCGCGGATAATGCGGAAGAGATGCTCGACCTCTCGTTCCGTCAGCGCCGATGTCGGCTCATCCATGATCAGAACGTCGGAATCGTAAGAAACCGCCTTGGCGATCTCGACCATCTGACGGCTCGCAACCGACAGCTCGCCGACGCGCGTTTCCGGATCGAGGTCGATACCGAGCCTTTCCAGCAGCGTCTCCGTGCGACGATACATTTCGCCATGGTCGATGAAACCAAACCGGTTTTTCGGCTCCCGGCGAATCCAGATGTTTTCGGCCACCGTCATATAGGCCATCAGGTTGAGTTCCTGATGGATCATGGCAATGCCGTTTTCGAGCGCGTCGAGTGGGGAATCGAGGCGTATCGGAGCACCTTTAAGGCGGATTTCACCAATGTCCGGCTGATAGATACCAGCGAGAATCTTCATCAGCGTCGATTTGCCGGCGCCGTTCTCGCCCATCAGCGCATGCACGGTGCCGCGCTTGAGGTGGAACGACACATCATCAAGCGCCACGACGCCGGGAAATTCCTTGCGTATACCGTCCGCTGCCAGAAGAAATTCTGCATTCGGCACGGCGCCGCTGGCGCGCACGGCGGCCATTGTCGATGGACTGACGACCATCTCACCCTCCACAATAGACAAAAATGACCGGAAAATTGGCCTGCGAAATCGCGGCCTTCCTCCGGGGAGGCTTACAGCGCCGTGTCACCGAAGACAGGCATGGGCGCTGTAACACTTTGAATTCAATGAAATTATATTCTATGCATCAGCCCGCAGGCTGCGCCTTCAGTTGCCGTCCGGCTCCGGCATCTGCTCCCGATGTTATTTCAATCGAGCGCAAATGCCGGAACGGGATCGTCAGTTCTTGGCCACGTAATCCTTGACGTTCTCAGGCGTGACGAGCTGGAAGGGAATGTAGACCTTCTTGTCGACCTTGTCGCCCTTGACGAGCTTCAGTGCTGCGTCGAGAGCGCCCTTGCCCTGACCAGCGGCATCCTGGAACACCGTCACATCAAGATCGCCGGCGCGCATGGCGGCAAGCGCGTCCTGCGTGGCGTCCACACCGGCAACGACGTAGTCCTTCATGTCCTTGCCAGCGGATTTCAGCGCCTGAATGGCACCAATGGCCATTTCATCATTGTTGGCGATGACCGCGTTGAATTCGACACCACTGGAGAGCCAGTTGGTGACGAGATCGGCGCCCTGTGTGCGCTGCCAGTTGGCCGTCTGCTCTTCAACCACCGAAATACCCTTGCATTCATCGGTTTTCAGAACATCGTGCACGGCCTGCGTGCGCATGCGCGCGCCTTGGTTGGAAAGCTCGCCCATCATGACAACGGCTTTACCTTTACCACCGAGAAGGCGGCAAACTTCCTTGGTTTCCAGCGTACCGGCCACCGTTTCTTCAGATGCCACGAAGGCCTGACCTTCCGGCAGGCTGTCCACGTTCACCGGCTGGCGGTTAACGTAAACCAGCGGGATCTTGGCTTCTGCCGCAAGTTTCGACATGGCCGCCGTCGCGTCGGTATCGACCGGGTTGACGATGATCGCATCAACCTTGGACGCGATGAAATTCTGGATCTGGCTCTGCTGCTTGGCAACGTCGTTCTGCGCGTCTTCAACCTGCAGGGTAACGCCCTTCAGTTCCTTGGAGTAATCCTGCATGCCGTTTCGCAGCACGGTCAGGAAGTTGTCGTCGAACTGAGCCATCGAAACACCGACGGTTTCTGCATGTGCCGCCGTGCCCAGAAGCACAGACATGGCTGCACCAATAATAAGCTTCTTCATTGTTTTCTCCTCCACAGTGTCCGGCGCCACCTCTCCCAGCCGGAAGCGGACCCGAAAGCCCGCCGCTATCTCCACATTCAGAAAACGGAATAATGAAACCGATTTTCTGCTGTTCGATATATTTATTCCATTTTTGGTTCGAACGTCAATGTTTTCTTCGCAGCCAGGCGACGAAGCGGCACACAAGGCGGTGATGATGGGAGATTAAGGAAAACGGAGCTTCCTCCCCGCCCTTGCGGCGAGGAGAGATAAGCCGTTGAAATCATGGATCCCCGGGGCAAGCCCGAGGATGACGCCAAGTTTGATGGCAGGTCGAATTCAATCGCAAGCTCGCATATCATCCAGCGAAAAGGATGCTGGAACGGTACGTTCTATCTGTGCGAACTGGGCATGACATCTGCAGGAATCGGGCAGACGTAATCGCTGCCTTCGGTTTTTTCCTGCCATTCCTTCTTTGCACTGGCGAGCAGTTCCGGCGAGGTCATCAGCGCAAGCCCGGTCGATGCAAGCGTCTTGGCGGCATGCGCCATGGCCTTGTGAGCGGCGGGGCTTTTGCCCTGCGCTACCACCTGCCAGGTATGCGGATTGGTCCCGATCGCCCAGGCCGGCGTCCAGCACTGCGCCGTCGGCGTGATCCAGCTGACGTCGCCGACATCGGTGGAACCCGCCCGGAAATGCGACTGGCCCTCGAAAGCGCGCAGGCCGAGATGCAGGGGCGTCGAACCATCAATCATCCGGTTGGAAAAAACATCGCCCTTTATCTGGTAGAGCCGGATGCTGCTTTTGATCGCCTCGTCGGTGAAAGTATCCTGAATGCTCTTTGCGAAAGCAATATCCGCTTCGTCGAAGGCGATGGGGCCGAGCGTCACCATGTTTTCATGCATCGCCGTTTCCAGCGTGATGTTAGGCAGAAGGTTAGTGGACGCGGTATCGAAGACGATCTCAACCTCGGTCTCGGTCATCATCGCCGCGCCGCGCGCCACCTTGTCCACCCGTGCAGCAAGATCGAGCGCCTGGCGCATTTCCGGGGCGCGGATCAGGTAAAGCACTTCGGCCTTGGCCTGCACAACATTCGCCGCCTTGCCGCCGGTATCGGTGATCGCATAATGCACCCGGCAATCCTGCGGCATGTGTTCGCGCAGGAAATTGACGCCGACATTCATGAGTTCGGCGGCATCAAGCGCCGAGCGGCCGAGATGGGCGGCGTTGGAAGCATGGGCCGCAACACCCTTGAAACGGTAGAAATATTCCAGCACGGCAAGATTGTTGGTGGAACGCACGCCGTTGAACGGTGCCGGATGCCAGGTCAGCGCCGCGTCGACATCATCAAACAGGCCAGCGCGCACCATGAAGGTCTTGCCGGAACCGCCCTCCTCACCGGGGCAACCGTAATAACGCACGGTGCCGGGCAGATTATTGGCTTTCAGATGCCGGGCGAGCGCAATGGCCCCCATCAACGAGCCGACACCGAGGAGGTTATGGCCGCAGCCATGGCCGGTGGCGTCCGCCTCGCGCGGCTGCACCTGCGCCACATCAGCCACCTGGCTCATGCCGGCCAGCGCATCGAATTCGCCGAGGAAGGCAATGACCGGCTTGCCGCTG
This window harbors:
- a CDS encoding gamma-glutamyl-gamma-aminobutyrate hydrolase family protein — translated: MPKPIIAVPADIRHFTGADWHAAQNQYLSAALKVAGVMSFIVPAFEDGNEVDAILDRVDGLLVSGSATNVHPALYGKEARESDGPFDPARDATSLPLIRRAIERGIPMLAICRGIQELNVALGGTLASEIQEQPGVWDHRKPEHDDRDVAFAIRQPVQVREGSCIAQHLGMSGEIQINSLHRQAIAETAPRLQVEATAADGTIEAVSVIDAKGFAVGVQWHPEYWAETDAPSRALFEAFGKAVHEYRNSKA
- a CDS encoding sugar ABC transporter ATP-binding protein, whose protein sequence is MVVSPSTMAAVRASGAVPNAEFLLAADGIRKEFPGVVALDDVSFHLKRGTVHALMGENGAGKSTLMKILAGIYQPDIGEIRLKGAPIRLDSPLDALENGIAMIHQELNLMAYMTVAENIWIRREPKNRFGFIDHGEMYRRTETLLERLGIDLDPETRVGELSVASRQMVEIAKAVSYDSDVLIMDEPTSALTEREVEHLFRIIRDLRERGIGIVYITHKMNELFEIADEFSVFRDGKYIGTHASTDVTRDDIIRMMVGREITQMFPKEEVPIGDVVLSVKNLTLDGVFHDVSFDVRAGEILGVAGLVGSGRSNVAETVFGVTPASSGTVAIDGKQVAIDSPTEAIRHRMAFLTEDRKDTGCLLILNILENMQIAVLQDKYVVNGFVQENALSDACEEMCRKLRVKTPHLYERIENLSGGNQQKVLIGRWMLTKPRILILDEPTRGIDVGAKAEIHKLVCEMARQGVAVIMISSEMPEVLGMSDRVMVMHEGRVTGFLDRSEATQVKVMDLASR
- a CDS encoding sugar ABC transporter substrate-binding protein, producing MKKLIIGAAMSVLLGTAAHAETVGVSMAQFDDNFLTVLRNGMQDYSKELKGVTLQVEDAQNDVAKQQSQIQNFIASKVDAIIVNPVDTDATAAMSKLAAEAKIPLVYVNRQPVNVDSLPEGQAFVASEETVAGTLETKEVCRLLGGKGKAVVMMGELSNQGARMRTQAVHDVLKTDECKGISVVEEQTANWQRTQGADLVTNWLSSGVEFNAVIANNDEMAIGAIQALKSAGKDMKDYVVAGVDATQDALAAMRAGDLDVTVFQDAAGQGKGALDAALKLVKGDKVDKKVYIPFQLVTPENVKDYVAKN
- a CDS encoding M20 family metallopeptidase, with amino-acid sequence MNRDAVMSIAAEVEAMKPDFTTLSDSIWDFAELKFEERQSAGVLAAALEENGFAVRRGVAGMETAFIGEFGSGKPVIAFLGEFDALAGMSQVADVAQVQPREADATGHGCGHNLLGVGSLMGAIALARHLKANNLPGTVRYYGCPGEEGGSGKTFMVRAGLFDDVDAALTWHPAPFNGVRSTNNLAVLEYFYRFKGVAAHASNAAHLGRSALDAAELMNVGVNFLREHMPQDCRVHYAITDTGGKAANVVQAKAEVLYLIRAPEMRQALDLAARVDKVARGAAMMTETEVEIVFDTASTNLLPNITLETAMHENMVTLGPIAFDEADIAFAKSIQDTFTDEAIKSSIRLYQIKGDVFSNRMIDGSTPLHLGLRAFEGQSHFRAGSTDVGDVSWITPTAQCWTPAWAIGTNPHTWQVVAQGKSPAAHKAMAHAAKTLASTGLALMTSPELLASAKKEWQEKTEGSDYVCPIPADVMPSSHR
- a CDS encoding TRAP transporter small permease subunit, whose amino-acid sequence is MKSLLKISALIDLASEALGKVAGYLVLICCIVSAGNAMVRYAFNYSSNGWLEIQWYMFAFIVLIGASYTLRMNEHVRVDIIYGAISPRNRIWVDIIGIVLFLLPGCFYLAWLSWPMFTLSWHQGEMSSNAGGLIRWPVKLVIFAGFALLVLQGFSELIKRIGALNGLYALDTKYEKPLQ
- a CDS encoding TRAP transporter large permease, producing MFEYGILPPLMFLGMIIFMLYGFPVAFSLATVGLVFGVIGIFTEHFSPAFLQALPLRIFGIVSNDLLLAIPFFTFMGAILERCGLAEDLLEGTGKLFGAIPGGLAYAVIIVGAILGAITGTVAASVITMGVISLPIMLKYGYNPRLATGVIAASGTITQVIPPSLVLIVLADQLGKSVGDMYLGAIGPSILQVAIFMLFIFVMSMLRPKDLPALPPEARGELNRALVFRVLAGMIPSIVLIFLVLGTIFLGLATPTEAGALGVVGAMALAAAHRRLTWDLVKQGMHSTMHITSMVVFILVGATCFSLVFQGMDGSLWIEHMLSGIPGGPIGFLIFVNIFIFFLAFFLDFFEIAFIVIPMLAPIAQSLGIDLIWFGVLICINMQTSFMHPPFGFALFYLRSIAPRSVKTSDIYMGAIPWLGMQLILVAIVIFWPESVTYWLDKAPDVDLNSIKIEIPAFGNQGGNTMPNFGQPGGLPGMPNLGEPPKIGP
- a CDS encoding TRAP transporter substrate-binding protein, with translation MDRRSFMKKGALAGAATALAAPAIAQQNTKINWRLTSSFPKSLDTIYGGAEDIAKHVAAATDGNFTIQPFAAGEIVPGLQAADAVSSGTVEMCHTCSYYYVGKDPTFAIGTAIPFGLNARLTNSWFYEGNGNKLLNEFYAKHNLYGMISGNTGAQMGGWFRKEINTVEDFKGVKMRIAGLAGKVVEKLGVVPQQIAGGDIYPALEKGTIDAAEWVGPYDDHKLGFQKVAKYYYYPAFWEGGPVIHSFVNLDKWNSLPKNYQTALQDACAFANTSMMAKYDAKNPIAIKQLVSEGAVLRPFSQEILEACYKSALEVYANISATNPDFKKIYEDQVAFKREGYLWMQLAEYTFDTFMMIQQRNGKL
- a CDS encoding ABC transporter permease; translation: MNTNATANAELDAKSGRKPHRRIPPEANIFFVLIGIALVYEILGWIFIGQSFLMNQQRLTIMILQVSVIGIIAVGVTQVIITGGIDLSSGSVVGLTAMLSASVAQSSTWPRALYPGLTDLPFFIPLAVGILAGALAGFINGQLIARTKIPPFIATLGMMVTARGLSKWYTKGQPISGLTDGFNFIGTGIWPVVVFLVVAIIFHIALRYTRYGKFTYAIGANQQAARVSGINIEAHLIKVYAIAGMLAGLAGVVTAARAQTAQAGMGVMYELDAIAAAVIGGTSLAGGAGRITGTVIGTIILGVMTSGFTFLRVDAYYQEIVKGLIIVAAVVADVYRQKKRAKR